A single genomic interval of Helianthus annuus cultivar XRQ/B chromosome 6, HanXRQr2.0-SUNRISE, whole genome shotgun sequence harbors:
- the LOC110864362 gene encoding expansin-A7, with the protein MASFQRSTMFCLFFMITIFIPFGSVLAGAAYAVPRAPTVYRPSPWTLAHATFYGDESASSTMGGACGYGNLMTNGYGTNTAALSSTMFNNGYACGQCYQMRCVQSPWCSKGIATVTATNLCPPNWSQDSNNGGWCNPPRTHFDMAKPAFMQIAQWKAGIVPVMYRRVPCVRKGGLRFSFQGNGYWLLVYVMNVGGAGDIKSMWVKGTKTAWISMSHNWGASYQAFATLRGQALSFRLTSYTTKQTITAYNVAPANWNVGLTYQANVNFH; encoded by the exons ATGGCTTCATTCCAACGTTCAACAATGTTTTGCCTCTTCTTTATGATCACAATATTCATCCCGTTTGGATCGGTCTTAGCTGGAGCTGCGTATGCGGTCCCTCGTGCACCTACTGTGTACCGCCCGAGTCCATGGACTCTCGCCCATGCCACGTTTTATGGAGACGAGTCCGCCTCTTCAACCATGG GAGGTGCATGTGGATATGGAAACTTGATGACTAACGGATATGGCACGAACACAGCCGCACTGAGCTCGACAATGTTTAACAACGGTTATGCATGCGGGCAATGTTATCAAATGCGGTGTGTGCAATCTCCATGGTGCTCGAAAGGCATTGCCACGGTCACCGCCACCAACCTCTGCCCTCCAAACTGGTCTCAGGATTCTAACAACGGTGGATGGTGCAACCCGCCTAGGACCCATTTCGACATGGCCAAACCCGCTTTTATGCAAATAGCCCAATGGAAAGCCGGCATTGTCCCCGTCATGTATCGTAG GGTGCCTTGTGTGAGGAAAGGTGGTCTTAGATTTTCTTTCCAAGGAAATGGCTACTGGTTGCTAGTCTATGTAATGAACGTTGGTGGCGCGGGTGACATCAAGAGCATGTGGGTTAAGGGAACCAAGACGGCTTGGATAAGCATGAGCCATAACTGGGGAGCATCGTATCAAGCTTTTGCAACACTTCGTGGTCAAGCATTGTCGTTTAGGCTAACCTCGTACACAACCAAGCAGACCATAACGGCTTACAATGTCGCCCCGGCTAATTGGAACGTCGGGTTGACTTACCAAGCCAATGTTAACTTTCACTAA